A genome region from Streptomyces xanthophaeus includes the following:
- the recD2 gene encoding SF1B family DNA helicase RecD2 has protein sequence MAAAEGAPRAVQLAVVDGVLERITYANEESGYTVARVDTGRGSGDLLTVVGSLLGAQPGESLRMEGRWGSHPQYGKQFTVENYRTVLPATIQGIRRYLGSGLIKGIGPKIAERIVEHFGTDTLDVIEGEPKRLIEVPGLGPKRTKLIGAAWEEQKAIKEVMVFLQGVGVSTSIAVRIYKKYADASISVVKNQPYRLAADVWGIGFLTADRIAQAVGIPHDSPERVKAGLQYALSQSTDQGHCFLPEDRLIADGVKLLQVDTGLVIDCLAELAADPEGVVREPVPDPQGGPDPLTAVYLVPFHRAELSLVGQVRRLLHAEDDRMPGFQDVDWEKALGWLAGRTGATLAPEQRDAVKLALTRRVAVLTGGPGCGKSFTVRSIVELARAKKAKVVLAAPTGRAAKRLAELTGAEASTVHRLLELKPGGDAAYDRERPLDADLVVVDEASMLDLLLANKLVKAVAPGAHLLLVGDVDQLPSVGAGEVLRDLLAEGGPVPAVRLTRIFRQAQQSGVVTNAHRINTGLPPITDGLPDFFLFPEEDTEAAGVLAVDVAARRIPARFGLDPRRDVQVLAPMHRGPAGAGNLNGLLQQAMTPARPDLPEKRFGGRVFRVGDKVTQIRNNYEKGANGVFNGTVGVVTGLDVDEQRLTVRTEEDEEIVYEFGELDELAHAYAVTIHRSQGSEYPAVVIPVTTGAWMMLQRNLLYTAVTRAKKLVVLVGSRKALGQAVRTVSAGRRYTAVAARLSGRIPVGNIT, from the coding sequence ATGGCAGCAGCAGAAGGGGCGCCGCGGGCGGTGCAACTGGCGGTGGTCGACGGCGTGCTCGAACGCATCACGTACGCCAACGAGGAGAGCGGGTACACGGTCGCCCGCGTGGACACCGGCCGCGGCAGCGGCGATCTGCTGACGGTGGTCGGCTCGCTGCTGGGCGCCCAGCCCGGCGAGTCCCTGCGCATGGAGGGCCGCTGGGGCTCCCACCCGCAGTACGGCAAGCAGTTCACCGTGGAGAACTACCGGACCGTGCTCCCGGCGACCATCCAGGGCATCCGCCGCTACCTCGGCTCCGGCCTGATCAAGGGCATCGGCCCGAAGATCGCCGAGCGGATCGTGGAGCACTTCGGCACCGACACCCTCGACGTCATCGAGGGCGAGCCGAAGCGGCTGATCGAGGTACCCGGGCTCGGCCCCAAGCGGACGAAGCTGATCGGCGCGGCCTGGGAGGAGCAGAAGGCCATCAAGGAGGTCATGGTCTTCCTCCAGGGCGTCGGCGTCTCCACCTCCATCGCCGTGCGCATCTACAAGAAGTACGCCGACGCCTCCATCTCCGTGGTGAAGAACCAGCCCTACCGGCTCGCCGCCGACGTGTGGGGCATCGGCTTCCTCACCGCCGACCGCATCGCCCAGGCCGTCGGCATCCCCCACGACAGCCCCGAACGGGTCAAGGCCGGCCTCCAGTACGCCCTGTCCCAGTCCACCGACCAGGGGCACTGCTTCCTGCCCGAGGACCGGCTCATCGCCGACGGGGTCAAGCTGCTCCAGGTGGACACCGGGCTGGTGATCGACTGCCTGGCCGAGCTCGCCGCCGACCCGGAAGGGGTCGTACGGGAGCCCGTACCGGATCCGCAGGGCGGGCCGGACCCGCTGACCGCCGTGTACCTGGTGCCCTTCCACCGGGCCGAGCTGTCCCTGGTGGGGCAGGTACGCCGGCTGCTGCACGCCGAGGACGACCGGATGCCGGGCTTCCAGGACGTGGACTGGGAGAAGGCCCTGGGCTGGCTCGCCGGGCGGACGGGGGCCACGCTGGCCCCCGAGCAGCGGGACGCCGTGAAGCTGGCGCTGACCCGCCGGGTCGCCGTCCTCACGGGCGGGCCCGGCTGCGGGAAGTCCTTCACCGTGCGCTCGATCGTCGAGCTGGCCCGGGCGAAGAAGGCCAAGGTGGTGCTGGCCGCGCCCACCGGCCGGGCGGCCAAGCGGCTGGCCGAGCTCACCGGGGCCGAAGCCTCCACGGTGCACCGGCTGCTGGAGCTCAAACCGGGCGGGGATGCGGCGTACGACAGGGAGCGGCCGCTGGACGCGGACCTGGTCGTCGTCGACGAGGCCTCGATGCTGGACCTGCTGCTGGCCAACAAGCTGGTCAAGGCCGTGGCGCCGGGGGCGCACCTGCTGCTGGTCGGCGATGTGGACCAGCTGCCGTCGGTCGGCGCCGGTGAGGTGCTGCGGGACCTGCTCGCCGAGGGCGGACCGGTGCCCGCGGTGCGCCTGACCCGGATCTTCCGGCAGGCCCAGCAGTCCGGTGTGGTCACCAACGCCCACCGGATCAACACCGGGTTGCCGCCGATCACGGACGGGCTGCCGGACTTCTTCCTCTTCCCGGAGGAGGACACCGAGGCGGCCGGGGTGCTGGCCGTGGACGTGGCGGCCCGCAGGATTCCGGCCAGGTTCGGGCTCGACCCGCGGCGGGACGTCCAGGTGCTCGCACCGATGCACCGCGGCCCGGCCGGCGCCGGAAACCTCAACGGACTGCTGCAGCAGGCGATGACACCGGCGCGGCCGGACCTGCCGGAGAAGAGGTTCGGCGGCCGGGTCTTCCGGGTCGGCGACAAGGTGACCCAGATCCGGAACAACTACGAGAAGGGCGCCAACGGTGTCTTCAACGGCACGGTCGGCGTGGTCACCGGCCTGGACGTGGACGAACAGCGCCTGACCGTGCGGACGGAGGAGGATGAGGAGATCGTGTACGAATTCGGTGAGCTCGACGAGCTGGCCCACGCGTACGCCGTCACCATTCACCGTTCACAGGGGAGTGAATATCCGGCGGTGGTGATCCCCGTCACCACCGGAGCCTGGATGATGCTCCAGCGCAACTTGCTCTACACGGCGGTGACCAGGGCGAAGAAACTGGTCGTCCTCGTCGGGTCCCGCAAGGCCCTCGGCCAGGCGGTGCGTACCGTTTCCGCAGGCAGGAGGTACACGGCGGTCGCTGCCAGGCTGTCCGGCCGGATACCGGTGGGAAACATCACCTAG